One window from the genome of Streptomyces sp. NBC_01476 encodes:
- a CDS encoding response regulator: MNGLNQSRSYSVLLVEDDPADALLIEDALSEGGVARTLVHVEDGIEALEYLRDPERERPDLIVLDLNMPRMNGRELLAVLRDDEELSSIPLVVLTTSAAPDDITDAYQKHANAYVTKPVNLDDFLLAVQRIDAFFLDTSAPLPRDRR, translated from the coding sequence ATGAACGGCCTCAACCAGTCCCGTAGCTACAGCGTCCTGCTGGTCGAGGACGACCCCGCCGACGCCCTGCTCATCGAGGACGCACTGAGCGAAGGCGGCGTGGCCCGGACCCTGGTCCACGTGGAGGACGGCATCGAGGCGCTGGAGTACCTGCGCGACCCCGAGCGGGAGCGCCCCGACCTGATCGTGCTCGACCTCAACATGCCGCGGATGAACGGCCGGGAGCTCCTCGCGGTCCTGCGGGACGACGAGGAGCTCAGCTCCATTCCGCTGGTCGTGCTCACCACCTCGGCGGCGCCCGACGACATCACCGACGCCTACCAGAAGCACGCCAACGCCTACGTCACCAAGCCGGTCAACCTGGACGACTTCCTGCTGGCGGTGCAGCGCATCGACGCCTTCTTCCTCGACACCTCCGCGCCGCTGCCCCGCGACCGCAGGTGA
- a CDS encoding AI-2E family transporter, whose protein sequence is MSDTPADTAAPSTGPRDTPGQPAGTDGPVTRTGVIAPDPATTGGGAPERSDTGRQSTESPENTESAGSTGRPGSPENAKSGRSTGSPGAADADSKDDAERKDDTESTVRPARPAGRWVRRPAAALAAQGSSWFRIGFGLGLGAVLAWLLVQTVLQISELLTLLLLSFFIAVSLEPAVALLCRLGLRRGWSVAAVLVAFAGVLAGFVALVIPPVTAAVNALSNGVPRWRDQLHDHHSTLGRLEDHYHVIEKVQAQLGSGGASQVAGGVLGAGQMVISLVTSTVIVITVTLYVMAALPAIKRFGYRFVPGTRRDRVESVTEEILSRVGRYMLGNIATSAIAGVATFVWCEAIGVPYPAALGFFVALMDMVPVVGSTVGGVVVSLVALAASLPVAIATAVFYVGFRVAEDYLIMPRAMKFAVDVHPVVTVVAVLAGGSLLGIIGGLVAIPAAVALGIVLDEYVFPRTDAS, encoded by the coding sequence ATGTCCGACACACCGGCCGATACGGCAGCACCGTCCACCGGGCCCCGCGACACCCCCGGGCAACCGGCCGGGACCGACGGGCCCGTCACCCGGACGGGCGTCATCGCGCCGGATCCGGCCACCACGGGCGGCGGAGCCCCGGAGCGGTCCGACACCGGCCGGCAGAGCACGGAGAGCCCCGAGAACACGGAGAGCGCCGGAAGCACCGGGAGGCCCGGGAGCCCCGAGAACGCGAAGAGCGGCAGAAGCACCGGAAGCCCCGGGGCCGCGGACGCCGACAGCAAGGACGACGCCGAGCGCAAGGACGACACCGAGAGCACCGTCCGCCCGGCCCGGCCGGCCGGCCGCTGGGTGCGCCGGCCGGCCGCGGCACTGGCGGCCCAGGGCTCCTCCTGGTTCCGGATCGGTTTCGGGCTCGGACTCGGCGCGGTGCTCGCCTGGCTGCTGGTGCAGACGGTCCTGCAGATCAGCGAGTTGCTGACGCTGCTGCTGCTCTCCTTCTTCATCGCCGTCAGCCTGGAGCCCGCGGTCGCCCTGCTCTGCCGGCTCGGGCTGCGCCGCGGCTGGTCGGTGGCGGCGGTGCTGGTGGCCTTCGCCGGAGTGCTGGCCGGCTTCGTGGCACTGGTCATCCCACCGGTCACCGCCGCCGTCAACGCGCTCTCGAACGGGGTGCCGCGCTGGCGCGACCAGCTACACGACCACCACTCCACGCTCGGCCGGCTGGAGGACCACTACCACGTCATCGAGAAGGTGCAGGCCCAACTCGGCTCCGGCGGCGCCTCCCAGGTGGCCGGCGGGGTGCTGGGCGCGGGGCAGATGGTGATCAGCCTGGTCACCTCGACGGTGATCGTCATCACCGTCACGCTGTACGTGATGGCCGCGCTGCCGGCGATCAAGCGGTTCGGCTACCGCTTCGTGCCCGGCACCCGCCGGGATCGGGTGGAGTCGGTCACCGAGGAGATCCTCAGCCGGGTCGGCCGGTACATGCTCGGCAACATCGCCACCTCGGCGATCGCGGGCGTGGCCACCTTCGTGTGGTGCGAGGCGATCGGTGTGCCGTACCCGGCCGCGCTCGGCTTCTTCGTGGCGCTGATGGACATGGTGCCGGTGGTCGGCTCGACCGTCGGGGGAGTGGTGGTCAGCCTGGTGGCGCTGGCCGCCTCGCTGCCGGTGGCGATCGCCACAGCGGTCTTCTACGTCGGCTTCCGGGTCGCCGAGGACTACCTGATCATGCCGCGGGCGATGAAGTTCGCGGTGGACGTGCACCCTGTGGTGACGGTGGTCGCGGTGCTGGCCGGCGGTTCGCTGCTCGGCATCATCGGCGGCCTGGTCGCCATCCCGGCGGCCGTCGCGCTCGGCATCGTGCTGGACGAGTACGTCTTCCCCCGCACCGACGCGTCCTGA